One genomic segment of Catalinimonas alkaloidigena includes these proteins:
- a CDS encoding glycosyltransferase family 4 protein produces the protein MSKHRILFYFPFNKTLTGGPRTLITLVELLDKRKFTPVVVTQRQSLLVEELKQRNIEVVIFPLPSILDVQDGKALQYGFGKKILGFIKLVGYNRSLVQFIKKNKVRLIWSRNIKGVLFVGFAGLFTRAPLIWDIGLGDAFKGFTKLLHFIGLNLADLVITQGKSQHVDMFGQMLTHLYQRKMHYVFPGIDKDKMQLIKQLNGKQQGDHFFRIISVGSIGPRKNQEMLIEVVKHLVEKFPQLSVEFVGPVVDEAYYQRLQETVQAYGLATNIAFLGWRTDIPQLMSCADVLVLCSYNEGIPRVIHEAMHVGLPVVATRVGGVPDAVLEEESGFLVDVDDVNRMVEKLSILIQEPELVMKMGGQGKRIAQENFTYQAYYQKYDRIFSQLIDNT, from the coding sequence ATGAGCAAACACCGGATTCTGTTTTATTTTCCTTTTAACAAAACACTGACTGGTGGTCCGCGAACTCTAATTACTTTAGTAGAACTGCTTGACAAGCGTAAATTTACTCCAGTTGTGGTTACCCAACGACAGAGCTTACTGGTAGAAGAGTTGAAACAAAGAAATATTGAGGTAGTCATTTTTCCTTTACCATCAATATTGGATGTACAGGATGGCAAAGCATTACAATATGGGTTTGGGAAAAAAATATTAGGCTTTATCAAACTCGTGGGCTACAATCGCTCCTTGGTACAATTTATCAAGAAAAATAAAGTAAGGCTTATTTGGTCTAGAAATATTAAAGGAGTGCTTTTTGTTGGGTTTGCCGGCCTTTTTACCCGAGCTCCGCTTATCTGGGATATTGGTTTAGGCGATGCTTTTAAAGGTTTTACGAAGCTACTACACTTTATTGGTTTAAATTTGGCTGACTTGGTAATTACTCAGGGCAAGTCTCAACATGTCGATATGTTTGGCCAAATGTTGACTCACTTATACCAAAGAAAAATGCATTATGTATTTCCTGGGATAGATAAAGATAAAATGCAACTTATCAAGCAGCTCAATGGAAAACAGCAGGGTGATCATTTTTTTAGAATTATCTCAGTGGGTTCCATAGGCCCGAGGAAAAATCAGGAGATGCTAATAGAAGTGGTTAAGCATTTAGTAGAAAAATTCCCTCAATTGAGCGTAGAATTTGTAGGACCTGTGGTAGACGAAGCATACTACCAAAGGCTGCAGGAAACAGTACAAGCTTATGGACTAGCCACTAACATAGCTTTTCTAGGCTGGCGTACCGATATTCCTCAATTGATGTCATGTGCCGATGTCTTAGTTTTATGTTCTTATAATGAAGGAATCCCCAGAGTAATCCATGAGGCCATGCATGTAGGATTGCCTGTAGTGGCTACGCGAGTAGGGGGAGTCCCTGATGCTGTACTCGAAGAAGAAAGTGGCTTTTTAGTTGATGTGGATGATGTAAACAGGATGGTTGAAAAACTATCAATTCTGATTCAAGAACCAGAATTAGTAATGAAGATGGGGGGGCAAGGAAAACGTATAGCTCAAGAAAATTTTACTTACCAGGCATATTATCAAAAGTATGACAGGATTTTTTCGCAACTTATTGACAATACATGA
- a CDS encoding O-antigen polymerase yields MALTLNHPAIGVPSLEEEQNPYVSISYEYLVLIFLYFVLYEALVPLLKLLFVETLVPYSYTRYTLNLLYKTLLFAPIFFFRREVGFLHPLVFIVLLSVAQSIMEGPEQLISFLILEPMYGKVEVTSGPLTVYNQAELSFLEIKLVLLNILSLVGIYAGYFTSIKLKTFNLPYWRPKRLKSVTIPIILLSLAWLVLYVQSRGGITAHFSTFGLGRENAVGEDGVIHVLINFGYLATLIWFAFDDKAYKNPIFWLALATTIPTQFILRGSRSSIVFAALLFLLIYIIKNRNIPTVRILIVAFIAVNALGVLGALRKSTFGSNQVNWEILTDFSFSTALDLYIKDTEHRDTQQPDLTALEKGIQSEGMLWGKTYLGGLFFFVPRVVWENKPHSIGYYTGTLLYGSAGGKPPGDVVEAYWNFHIVGVFFVFFLYGCVLRWLAKMLLANQGNLAFNVIFIIILFYFRPSNLGMIKCFQQLMPVLLLLWLIGAIPPRINLNHLRKIT; encoded by the coding sequence ATGGCGTTGACACTAAACCATCCTGCTATAGGAGTGCCTTCACTGGAGGAGGAGCAGAATCCTTATGTGTCTATTTCGTATGAGTACCTTGTGCTGATTTTTCTATATTTCGTGCTATATGAGGCCTTGGTGCCTCTGCTAAAATTACTTTTTGTAGAAACCCTGGTGCCTTATTCATATACTCGTTATACTTTAAACCTGCTGTACAAAACGCTCTTATTTGCACCCATATTTTTTTTCAGAAGAGAAGTGGGTTTTTTACACCCATTGGTATTTATCGTACTTTTATCAGTAGCGCAAAGCATTATGGAGGGCCCAGAACAGTTGATTTCATTTCTTATATTGGAGCCCATGTATGGTAAGGTAGAGGTAACTTCCGGCCCTCTTACCGTTTATAATCAGGCTGAGCTATCATTTCTAGAGATTAAATTAGTTTTGCTCAATATCCTGTCACTTGTGGGTATATATGCCGGCTATTTTACCTCTATTAAGTTGAAAACTTTCAATTTACCCTATTGGAGGCCGAAAAGACTAAAGAGTGTTACCATCCCCATCATTTTATTGTCTCTTGCTTGGCTGGTATTGTATGTTCAGTCTAGAGGAGGTATTACAGCTCATTTTTCTACTTTTGGTTTAGGAAGAGAAAATGCGGTGGGAGAAGATGGTGTTATCCATGTATTGATTAATTTTGGATATTTAGCCACATTGATTTGGTTTGCTTTTGATGATAAGGCTTATAAAAATCCGATATTTTGGCTGGCCTTGGCTACTACCATTCCTACTCAGTTTATTTTGAGAGGCTCTCGATCTTCCATAGTATTTGCTGCCCTTTTGTTTCTGCTTATTTACATCATCAAAAACAGAAATATTCCCACGGTAAGAATTCTCATCGTAGCTTTTATTGCGGTAAATGCGCTAGGGGTATTGGGTGCGCTTCGCAAAAGTACTTTTGGTAGTAATCAGGTGAATTGGGAAATTCTAACCGATTTTAGTTTTAGTACCGCACTTGACTTATACATAAAGGATACTGAACACAGAGATACTCAACAACCTGACCTGACCGCCTTAGAAAAAGGAATACAAAGTGAAGGGATGCTGTGGGGCAAAACCTATTTGGGAGGCTTGTTCTTCTTTGTGCCTAGAGTTGTCTGGGAAAATAAACCACATAGCATTGGGTACTACACGGGTACATTATTATACGGGTCGGCAGGGGGTAAACCACCGGGAGATGTAGTAGAAGCTTATTGGAACTTTCATATAGTAGGTGTATTTTTTGTCTTCTTCTTGTACGGATGTGTACTCAGGTGGCTGGCCAAAATGTTGTTGGCAAACCAGGGAAATTTGGCATTTAATGTCATATTTATCATTATCTTGTTTTATTTCAGACCTAGTAATCTGGGTATGATTAAGTGTTTTCAGCAACTAATGCCTGTACTCTTGCTGCTTTGGCTCATAGGTGCTATTCCACCAAGGATTAATTTAAATCATTTAAGAAAGATCACATGA
- a CDS encoding nucleoside-diphosphate sugar epimerase/dehydratase, translating to MNVLGYSQYSSTTIMTTTLLWIVICILFSFYDIFQLIYFNKIFRVTFFGSFVCFSIVNLTALVPFDSFYESTYFHLILGSVMILIKGVLTISIKFWRNSSGNYSTYIVIGYTKAGLNVYQKIDGLGLGHKFAGFFDNHTLNEKVIGKIDDVKDYCLSNKISHIHYALPYNTKIVQSLKNFADKQFIYFSLVDSLEPEDLYDKDTRKRSTLAYNHTTSNTQKERIQA from the coding sequence ATGAATGTATTAGGGTATAGCCAATATTCGTCTACTACGATTATGACTACTACTCTGCTCTGGATAGTAATATGTATTCTTTTCTCCTTCTATGATATTTTTCAACTTATTTATTTCAATAAGATTTTTCGCGTTACCTTCTTTGGCAGCTTTGTATGTTTTTCTATTGTCAATTTAACTGCTTTAGTCCCCTTTGATAGTTTTTATGAATCGACATATTTTCACCTTATTCTGGGATCAGTAATGATTCTTATCAAAGGTGTCCTTACTATTTCTATAAAATTTTGGAGAAACTCTTCCGGTAATTATTCTACATACATTGTTATCGGCTATACAAAGGCCGGACTAAATGTTTATCAAAAGATTGATGGTTTAGGCTTGGGGCATAAATTTGCCGGTTTTTTTGATAACCATACACTTAACGAAAAGGTAATAGGAAAGATTGATGACGTAAAAGATTATTGCTTAAGTAATAAGATTTCCCATATCCATTATGCCCTGCCTTATAATACGAAGATTGTTCAAAGCTTAAAAAATTTTGCAGATAAGCAGTTTATCTATTTCAGCCTTGTTGACAGTTTGGAGCCTGAGGACCTATATGATAAGGATACAAGAAAGCGCTCTACGCTTGCCTATAATCACACTACTTCAAATACTCAAAAAGAACGTATACAAGCTTAA
- a CDS encoding glycosyltransferase, whose translation MKGPFKLLVFASYLGSGGAEKHTVRLLNHLDPKAFEIYVVTPNKKGTYEQDLLPHIRLIKIGSKKAFQLSATLARLSCILPLRKQINRLQPDLVITVTDLHTLIYLYATKGVKRKVKHIALVQNTISETYGKTVSLTKKIIYSSILSQYHKIDKIVAISQGVAQDLLHLMPALEQKVMIIYNIGIDQDLQTKASPIAISENRPIVLACGRLVPQKGYPYLIKAFAQMRSKVPATLLILGEGKLMDEVVQLIKDYRLQDHVKLLGFRANPYEYMASADLFVLSSVYEGFGNVIVEAMACNAPVISTDCPHGPSEIIQHGINGWLVPVKDPDKLATSMSELLLNQELRNTLRKNGMKRAMDFEASKIAHQYEKLMQSLLIN comes from the coding sequence ATGAAAGGGCCGTTTAAGCTATTAGTTTTTGCGTCTTATCTGGGAAGTGGGGGGGCGGAAAAACATACGGTAAGATTATTAAATCATCTTGATCCAAAGGCATTTGAGATATATGTAGTTACTCCAAATAAAAAAGGAACATATGAGCAGGATTTGCTGCCTCATATCAGACTTATCAAAATTGGAAGCAAAAAAGCCTTTCAGCTTTCTGCTACCCTGGCCAGGTTAAGTTGTATATTACCTTTGCGTAAGCAGATCAATCGTCTTCAACCTGATTTGGTGATTACTGTCACCGATTTACATACTTTGATTTATCTTTATGCTACTAAAGGGGTCAAAAGGAAAGTAAAACATATCGCTTTGGTGCAAAACACTATAAGCGAAACCTATGGCAAGACCGTTAGCTTAACAAAAAAGATCATATACTCATCCATTCTTTCTCAATATCATAAAATTGACAAAATTGTGGCTATCTCTCAGGGGGTAGCTCAAGACTTACTGCACCTGATGCCTGCTCTGGAGCAGAAAGTAATGATTATCTATAATATTGGAATTGATCAGGACTTACAGACAAAAGCCTCTCCCATAGCTATTTCTGAAAATAGACCTATAGTATTAGCCTGCGGTAGGCTGGTTCCTCAAAAAGGCTACCCTTACCTGATTAAAGCATTTGCTCAAATGCGCTCCAAAGTGCCAGCAACACTGCTAATATTGGGTGAAGGTAAGCTGATGGATGAGGTGGTACAACTTATCAAAGATTACCGCTTACAAGATCATGTAAAACTACTCGGGTTTCGTGCCAACCCTTATGAATATATGGCTTCAGCAGATTTATTTGTTCTTTCTTCTGTTTACGAAGGTTTTGGAAATGTGATCGTGGAAGCAATGGCATGTAATGCTCCTGTAATTTCAACGGACTGTCCCCATGGACCTAGTGAGATCATACAACATGGAATTAATGGTTGGCTGGTACCTGTAAAAGATCCAGATAAGCTGGCAACTTCTATGTCTGAGTTATTGCTTAATCAAGAATTAAGAAATACGCTCAGGAAAAATGGTATGAAAAGAGCAATGGATTTTGAAGCTTCTAAAATTGCTCATCAGTATGAGAAATTAATGCAAAGCCTACTGATCAACTAA
- a CDS encoding sulfotransferase family protein: MMATLNSSHSISFIGVGPQKTGSTWLYETLKDHPEVCLPVLVKEVQFFDLYYQRGLSEYWEYFSHRKGGQVLGEITPGYFDESEVPKRIHEHFPETKIIISLRHPVKRAESLFLHHYRKGRVSRRFSEAIVQMPRIVDSGKYSEHISRWQHFFKPEQIKVILLEDIASSPDQVLREVLEFIGANNNYKPTRLKEKVNKSGVPKYPLIAKYAAKMVLKLKDYNMHKMVKIGKSLGLNKVYSGGKELPSLSEEEKLRMLSVFEKDVLFVEELLERSLPAWKKIY, from the coding sequence ATGATGGCAACTTTAAATTCCTCACATAGCATCTCCTTTATCGGAGTAGGCCCCCAAAAAACTGGCTCTACCTGGTTGTATGAGACCCTTAAAGATCATCCGGAAGTATGCTTGCCTGTGCTTGTTAAAGAAGTTCAGTTTTTTGACTTATACTATCAGAGAGGGCTAAGCGAGTATTGGGAGTATTTTAGTCATAGAAAAGGTGGGCAGGTCTTAGGAGAGATAACACCTGGTTATTTTGATGAATCAGAAGTGCCTAAGAGAATACATGAACATTTTCCGGAAACAAAAATTATCATTTCTTTACGACATCCTGTCAAGAGAGCTGAGTCTTTGTTTCTTCATCACTACAGAAAAGGAAGGGTAAGCAGACGGTTTAGTGAAGCAATAGTTCAGATGCCCAGGATAGTGGACTCAGGAAAGTATAGTGAGCACATATCACGGTGGCAACATTTCTTTAAGCCGGAGCAAATAAAAGTAATCTTATTAGAAGATATAGCTTCATCTCCCGATCAAGTGCTGAGAGAAGTGCTTGAGTTTATTGGAGCGAATAACAACTATAAACCTACCAGGCTAAAAGAAAAAGTCAATAAAAGCGGTGTGCCAAAATATCCCTTAATTGCCAAGTACGCAGCAAAAATGGTACTGAAGCTAAAAGACTATAATATGCATAAAATGGTTAAAATCGGTAAATCTCTTGGGCTTAATAAGGTGTACAGCGGAGGAAAAGAGTTACCATCTTTGTCAGAGGAAGAAAAGCTCCGGATGTTATCTGTCTTTGAAAAGGATGTGCTTTTTGTGGAAGAGCTTTTGGAGAGAAGTTTACCTGCCTGGAAGAAAATTTACTAG
- a CDS encoding flippase: protein MCKTDNKPPAYAVLLEKGLQKLKLGGGAKKYIYNFSWLYLQNVVRMGMGFLVAVWVIRYLGPDRYGILSYVQSLVALVAAVASLGIDQIVIRELVRQPDKRSVLLGTAFAIKLSGASLAILLIMSGISLSEEDSLTRLLTLIIAAGMIFKSVNVIDFLFQADVRSKYMVLANLLGFGIMTVLKVVLILMDAPLLAFGGVILLDSVFNAIRLVFYYKKEYFSIGSWSFDKALAGKILKESYPLILSGISISIGMRIDQIMLKSYLDAESVGVYAAGVRLAEVFNFIPMIVGQSIYPKLINLNLDAEKEKNTVVRIIRGVFFALAGLAVGINLISYYAVSLLYGEEYIMSYQVLNILIWTIPMIYLGIITNKLLLIRKHNITIFVRQALVAFCNVGLNLIMIPYYGIVGSAIATLAAIFIVLCLEYFIPKLRWVFVLKVKALFTYK from the coding sequence TTGTGTAAAACGGACAACAAGCCCCCTGCCTATGCTGTCTTATTGGAGAAAGGCTTACAAAAGCTGAAGCTGGGAGGAGGAGCTAAAAAGTATATATATAATTTTTCATGGCTGTACTTACAGAATGTCGTGAGGATGGGCATGGGCTTTTTGGTAGCGGTATGGGTTATCCGTTACTTAGGTCCAGACCGTTACGGTATTCTCAGTTATGTACAGAGCCTGGTAGCCCTGGTGGCTGCCGTAGCTTCCCTGGGCATTGACCAGATCGTAATACGGGAGTTAGTCAGGCAACCCGATAAGCGCTCAGTGCTCTTGGGTACCGCCTTTGCTATTAAGCTCAGCGGGGCCAGTCTGGCCATACTACTTATAATGTCTGGTATCAGCTTGTCGGAAGAAGATAGCCTGACCCGGCTGCTGACCCTCATCATTGCAGCTGGTATGATCTTCAAAAGTGTCAATGTCATAGACTTTCTTTTTCAGGCAGATGTCAGGTCTAAGTATATGGTGCTGGCCAATCTGCTGGGTTTTGGCATCATGACGGTCCTTAAAGTAGTACTTATCCTCATGGACGCACCTCTGTTGGCCTTCGGAGGAGTAATCCTGCTGGATTCGGTTTTCAATGCGATACGCCTGGTCTTTTACTATAAGAAAGAGTACTTCAGCATCGGGAGTTGGTCTTTCGATAAAGCGTTGGCCGGTAAAATTCTCAAAGAGAGTTATCCTCTTATACTTTCCGGCATCTCTATCTCTATTGGAATGAGAATAGACCAGATCATGCTGAAAAGTTATCTGGACGCGGAGAGTGTAGGTGTATATGCCGCGGGAGTACGTCTGGCTGAAGTGTTTAATTTTATTCCGATGATCGTGGGGCAGTCTATTTACCCCAAATTAATTAACCTCAACCTGGATGCGGAAAAAGAAAAAAATACCGTTGTTCGCATCATTAGAGGCGTTTTTTTTGCACTGGCAGGGTTGGCGGTGGGCATTAACCTTATCTCTTACTATGCGGTGAGTCTGCTGTACGGAGAAGAATATATTATGAGTTATCAGGTGCTCAATATACTGATCTGGACCATACCCATGATCTATCTGGGCATTATTACCAACAAGCTATTACTAATCCGTAAACATAATATCACAATTTTTGTAAGACAGGCTTTGGTAGCGTTCTGCAATGTAGGTCTGAACCTCATCATGATTCCCTACTACGGGATAGTAGGTTCTGCCATCGCGACCTTGGCAGCCATATTTATCGTCTTATGCCTGGAATACTTTATTCCCAAGCTACGGTGGGTCTTTGTATTAAAAGTAAAAGCACTATTTACCTACAAATGA
- a CDS encoding capsule assembly Wzi family protein → MLSFDKNAPHYLVANQYGLVEDTSFNQLIGLGINRAFEKDKPLSFSFNATIFGRYTTKGTDLFIQQGYLGIKYKAISIYAGRREQTLGVHVPSLSTGSLAISQNIRPFPMIQIAIDSFVNLPLTNGFVKIKGTFGHAWLEKDRYIENPYLHFKSFYLKSNVTLPVNFYVGINHFALWGGNHPRGDTIPQNFGDYFRVILGKSSRSQSLRGEYINALGDHLGIVEYGITAHAKDFDLKIYNQMPFEDKTGLKRFFFNRDRLVGVDIDLQKGGIPIRFLYEYLYTLHQSGPGTPDPPEGISRKDLSYNYGHYYGGRDDYYNNALYRSGWTYMDRIIGNPLIMTEEHASKYLDNVNSFFQYIVNNRIKAHHVGVETFSNNLSFRFLGTYSNNYGTYAGLNGGQEGWLSKEAGFEDYEYAFKQPLRQWYLMIESTASLYKNKLKGTVGFAYDTGEIYNASGIMVALKWQYHRHKR, encoded by the coding sequence GTGTTATCATTTGATAAAAATGCTCCTCATTATCTGGTTGCAAATCAATATGGGCTAGTTGAGGATACTTCATTTAATCAGTTGATTGGACTTGGTATCAACAGGGCTTTCGAGAAAGATAAACCATTATCATTTTCTTTTAATGCTACTATCTTTGGACGCTATACTACAAAAGGAACTGACTTATTTATTCAACAAGGGTATTTAGGAATAAAATATAAAGCTATTAGCATATATGCAGGGCGCAGAGAACAAACTTTGGGTGTTCACGTGCCTTCTCTATCTACAGGTTCTCTGGCAATCAGTCAAAACATCAGGCCTTTTCCCATGATACAGATCGCTATTGATAGCTTTGTAAATCTTCCTTTGACAAATGGATTTGTTAAAATTAAAGGAACGTTTGGGCATGCCTGGTTGGAGAAAGACAGGTACATTGAAAACCCCTATTTACACTTTAAATCTTTTTACTTGAAAAGCAATGTGACTTTGCCTGTGAATTTTTACGTGGGTATTAATCATTTTGCACTTTGGGGAGGTAACCACCCTAGAGGAGATACGATTCCACAAAATTTTGGAGATTATTTCAGGGTTATCTTAGGAAAATCATCCAGAAGCCAAAGTTTAAGAGGAGAATATATTAATGCGCTGGGTGATCATTTAGGAATCGTTGAATATGGTATTACTGCCCACGCCAAGGATTTTGATCTTAAGATTTATAACCAAATGCCTTTTGAAGATAAAACCGGTCTTAAGAGGTTCTTTTTTAACAGGGATAGACTGGTAGGGGTAGATATTGATTTACAAAAAGGGGGCATACCGATCCGTTTTCTTTACGAGTACCTTTATACACTCCACCAAAGTGGTCCAGGTACACCTGACCCTCCTGAAGGTATATCTCGCAAAGACCTTTCTTACAATTATGGTCACTATTATGGAGGGCGAGATGACTATTATAATAATGCCCTATATCGCTCTGGCTGGACTTACATGGACAGAATAATCGGCAATCCATTAATTATGACAGAAGAGCATGCTTCAAAATACTTGGATAATGTTAATAGTTTCTTCCAATATATTGTTAACAATAGAATCAAAGCCCATCATGTGGGAGTAGAAACTTTTTCAAATAATCTGAGCTTCAGATTTTTGGGTACCTATTCTAATAATTATGGCACCTATGCAGGATTGAATGGCGGCCAGGAGGGGTGGTTAAGTAAAGAAGCTGGGTTTGAAGATTATGAATATGCCTTTAAACAACCATTAAGACAGTGGTATTTAATGATAGAGTCTACTGCTTCTTTGTATAAAAATAAGCTTAAGGGCACTGTAGGGTTTGCTTATGATACAGGAGAGATATACAATGCTTCAGGAATCATGGTAGCGCTAAAATGGCAATATCATAGACATAAACGCTAG
- a CDS encoding glycosyltransferase family 4 protein, translated as MKLLCFANTDWYLYNYRMPIDLILKEKGYTIVMVSPPGKYVKNIKAAGFRWRPITMSRCGMNPLRESSTIRQLTNIYEEEKPDIVHHFTIKCNLYGSIAARLAHVPIVIDSIAGLGYVFASPAIKARLLRPFGYWSYKLSLSNSKVIFQNTEDRFRFVSNNYVKEKDAYLIKSSGVDLAKFLPQPIPQDQINILLGSRMLWTKGIGEFVEAAKIVKKQYPQVNFLLAGDVDSGNPSSITPEKLRSWEDQGYVKWLGFQENMPELLKNCHLVCFPSKHTEGTPKFLIEAAATARPIITTQNRGCKEVVDDNVNGFLVPKGEHISLANAIFKLLNNRSLVEKMGMMSRIKAEKEFSLNKVAHDTHQVYSNALQELRENMLMPNLDFQPTN; from the coding sequence ATGAAATTGTTATGTTTTGCTAATACAGACTGGTATCTTTATAATTACAGGATGCCCATTGACTTAATCTTGAAAGAGAAAGGCTATACGATAGTAATGGTATCTCCCCCTGGAAAGTATGTAAAAAATATAAAAGCAGCAGGGTTTCGCTGGAGACCTATTACGATGAGCCGATGTGGAATGAACCCATTAAGAGAAAGCAGTACAATAAGACAGCTTACAAATATTTATGAAGAAGAAAAACCAGATATTGTACATCATTTTACAATAAAATGTAATCTATATGGATCCATTGCAGCAAGGTTAGCTCATGTTCCTATCGTCATTGACTCTATCGCTGGCTTAGGATACGTTTTTGCCAGCCCCGCCATAAAAGCCAGACTACTGAGGCCCTTTGGTTATTGGAGTTACAAATTATCATTGTCAAATAGTAAGGTCATATTTCAAAATACTGAGGATCGTTTTAGGTTTGTGAGTAATAATTATGTAAAAGAAAAGGATGCTTATCTGATCAAAAGCTCAGGCGTTGACTTAGCTAAATTTTTACCCCAACCTATTCCACAAGATCAAATTAACATCTTATTAGGCTCTCGCATGTTATGGACAAAAGGAATAGGTGAGTTTGTTGAAGCCGCTAAAATAGTAAAAAAGCAATACCCCCAGGTTAATTTCCTCCTTGCAGGTGATGTAGATAGTGGGAATCCATCTTCCATTACTCCTGAAAAACTACGCTCCTGGGAAGATCAGGGGTATGTCAAATGGCTAGGCTTTCAGGAAAACATGCCTGAACTTCTAAAAAATTGTCATCTAGTATGTTTTCCATCTAAACATACAGAAGGAACTCCTAAATTTTTAATTGAAGCAGCAGCTACTGCCCGTCCCATTATTACTACTCAAAACCGAGGTTGTAAAGAAGTAGTTGATGATAATGTCAATGGTTTTTTGGTACCTAAAGGTGAGCATATTAGCCTTGCTAATGCCATATTTAAACTTCTTAACAATAGAAGCTTAGTTGAAAAGATGGGAATGATGAGTAGAATAAAAGCAGAAAAAGAATTCTCCCTTAACAAAGTAGCTCATGATACACATCAGGTTTATTCAAATGCTTTGCAAGAACTCAGAGAAAATATGCTTATGCCTAATCTTGACTTTCAACCTACAAACTAA
- a CDS encoding sulfotransferase domain-containing protein: MHLKKQASIHSRELVLPGMVICGAPKCGTSSLFTWLNDHPELAGANPKETFFLMDQDNPLHNKQLNFHKDGLEKYGNFFLDKTDMQLPFEATTHYMYQETALQVLSAVEPRPKLIFLLRKPSQRILSSFEYSKNNLSAFKKDFSFMDYTDILLSGKVEQLDNYVSRKRSLYVLKKDLYYSTYILFLERWKKAAGIDNIDIYLFEDMVREPGMVLTKIADSLGINANYYRDYDFKRRNRTYTIKHKNIHKALNSFSSFIPAGNLKKVAKKMYFSLQHKNSKPETNVHEALVLLDQYFVPYNDELEKAFNLNLIAWR, translated from the coding sequence ATGCATTTGAAAAAACAAGCTTCTATTCACAGTAGAGAACTCGTACTGCCCGGAATGGTGATATGTGGTGCTCCCAAATGTGGTACCAGTTCACTTTTTACATGGCTTAATGATCATCCTGAACTGGCAGGGGCTAATCCTAAAGAAACTTTTTTTCTTATGGATCAGGACAATCCCTTACATAATAAACAGTTAAACTTTCATAAAGATGGACTGGAAAAATACGGGAATTTTTTTCTTGATAAAACGGATATGCAGCTTCCCTTTGAAGCTACAACACATTATATGTATCAAGAGACGGCCTTGCAAGTACTGAGTGCTGTTGAGCCCAGACCCAAATTGATATTCCTTCTCAGAAAACCCTCCCAAAGAATACTCTCTTCATTTGAATACTCTAAAAATAATCTGTCTGCTTTCAAAAAAGACTTTTCCTTCATGGATTATACTGACATATTACTTTCTGGCAAAGTGGAGCAATTAGATAATTATGTAAGTCGCAAAAGGAGTTTATATGTATTGAAAAAAGATTTGTACTATAGTACCTATATTCTCTTTTTAGAAAGATGGAAGAAGGCAGCAGGGATAGACAATATTGATATCTATTTATTTGAGGATATGGTGCGTGAACCAGGAATGGTGCTGACAAAAATTGCAGATAGCCTGGGGATTAATGCTAATTATTATAGAGATTATGACTTCAAAAGAAGAAACAGAACCTATACCATAAAGCACAAAAATATACATAAGGCTTTAAATTCATTTTCTTCATTTATTCCTGCCGGAAACCTTAAAAAGGTGGCAAAAAAGATGTATTTTTCATTACAGCATAAGAACTCAAAACCGGAGACTAATGTCCATGAGGCTTTAGTGCTTCTTGATCAGTATTTTGTGCCTTACAATGATGAATTGGAAAAAGCTTTTAACCTAAATCTGATAGCATGGCGTTGA